The genomic interval ATACATATCCCAAATAGCGAACAGACTCGTCCAAATCGTGCTGGATCTTCTCAGATGTTCCTCCCCAACCACTTGCCCCTACAACCACAAGCAAAGGCTCTGAGCCGTCTTCAAACCGTTGTTCATTCAGGAATCGTTTAAATGCCTGAATAACACGCGTTAGGTTTTTCCGTGGTTCAAGCGTACCCACGGTAAGGAGATAGGGTTTTTGATTCAATCCCAGAGATTCAATCGCACGTTTGTCCGACACATCTTGTGAGGATTGGTCCAATCGTTCAGATACGCCCAGAGGAATCACATCGATTTTGTCGGATTCCAGATGCAGATAAGATACAAGATCCTGTTTGGTATGCTCTGAATCCGCAATAACATGATCGCATTTTCTCACATACCACTCCATGCCGTATCGGTTATGCAGATAGGTTACACGCTTCATTGTCTTCGGAAAAACTCGATAGACCATGTCATGCACTGTCAAAACAGAAGGGACTCCAAACGGAAAAACAGGCATTGCATAGTTCGGCCCCCAATAAACATCGACGTGATCCTTGCGAAGTTGGATCGGCAAGATCGTGTGCATCCACACCTCAGGCGGTTCAAAAAGAAAGACACGCTTGCAAATGCGAACATTCGATCGAGCAAGTTGAGGAGGGATCTCAAAATGACGAGCGCTATAGAGAAAGAGTTCATGGGGGATTTCACTTTTACCCCATTGGTTCAAGATTTCCCAAAGGTAATATCCGATACCCGTTTTTTCCTTCGATAACGGACGACAATCAATGCCAATACGCAAAGCAGTAACCCCCATACCACCTGCATAACCCGCAGTTCATTCGACCCGCATGTTGATCGCATCACGTATCTCGGCATGAA from Ferroacidibacillus organovorans carries:
- a CDS encoding glycosyltransferase family 4 protein, which produces MGVTALRIGIDCRPLSKEKTGIGYYLWEILNQWGKSEIPHELFLYSARHFEIPPQLARSNVRICKRVFLFEPPEVWMHTILPIQLRKDHVDVYWGPNYAMPVFPFGVPSVLTVHDMVYRVFPKTMKRVTYLHNRYGMEWYVRKCDHVIADSEHTKQDLVSYLHLESDKIDVIPLGVSERLDQSSQDVSDKRAIESLGLNQKPYLLTVGTLEPRKNLTRVIQAFKRFLNEQRFEDGSEPLLVVVGASGWGGTSEKIQHDLDESVRYLGYVSDAILGVLYRNAVGFIYMSLYEGFGLPPLEAMRYGTPVLVSNSSSLPEVVGDCGLYANPYQIEDIALQIAHLYRDGRNSELAFRAKIRAEMMSWDAVAKNTLGLLQRVVTNHNAR